The Lewinella sp. 4G2 nucleotide sequence TAATGGAGCTTACCTCCCGCTCATTCTCCCCCAGCGGTTCGAGGGCACCAGCGAAGGTGGGGGCCAGCCCCAGCATCCCTCCCGATGATTGGACGTCCTCTTCTCCGCCTAGCAAAGTACTCAGCGAATAGGCGTGTTGCAGGGTGCAATGGGTACCCAGGTATTTGATTTCCTGGTAGTCAATGGGAGGGGCAACCGTCTTTCCTATCGGCACGGCGGCGAAGGGGAAATAGCTGAGGGCACCGTCCGGAATCAGCAGGAGACGACCTCCACCTCCCGGCTCTCCTACCCCATAACTTGGCACCTGCGGCGGCGCCCAACTCGTCCTGCCGGGTAGCGAAAGCAGTACAGAAAAGTCTGCACCGATCGCAAGAAATTCTTCCTCCAACTTCCGCTGCTCCTTCGGGCTTTTGAGGGACTTTTGCCGGTACGCGGACGCACGGATCACCGCACGGAAACGCTGGGTCGTCTCGCTCAAAGCCGCCGCGCCGGGCCATTCCCCGTACGCGATGTTGCCCGACTGGTCGACGTGGAAAAGGACGGACCGGCCCTCCATCACGTGAAACTGAACGAGGCGCGTTTCCCTTTTCTGGAGGTAGGCTACGATCTCCTTCCGGCTCAATTGAGCAGTGTCTCTAACCATTGGCGACTCATTGAGCCGCCGGATCCTGTCCCGCTCCAAACGCGCGGCAATCAGTTCGCTGGTGCGTTGCTTATCCGCCCCGGCGGTGGCCTCCAGCCGGCCGATGAGGCGATTGAGCGCCGACTCCCGTTTCGAGACATTTTGGCCTCGGCCGCCAAGGTGAGCGGAGAGGGTGTAAGCGCGGGCGGCATCGCTGAGGAGGAGGGCATCCCAGAGTAATTGATCATCGTTACTGGTGCGGTAAAGATCCAACGTAACCGTCAGCGCGGAGTCGTAAAGTGGGCGGATATCAGCACTCAAAAAACGGCGGCTGGCGTCGGAGGTGACGCGGCGGCGCAGTTGGTCGTTGGCCGCGATGGCCGACAGGTAATCCGTGCGGGCGGCGGCGGGAGTGCCTTCGTTTTTGAGGAAATCGGCGCGGCTTTCCAGCAGACTAGCCATCATGCCCAGACGCTCGTCACTCAGGTTGGTGAAGTGCTGTCGCGTATACCCGTCCTCCACGTACGCGAGGGAATCATTGAGGGTGGCAATGCTGGTATTCAGGGCTTCTAGGGCGGTAGTTGGGTCTTGCTCCAGTATCGCGATTCGGGCCAACACCAAGTGGGTGGGCGGGACCTCCAGGTAACCGGACGGAAAGAAACCCAACGCCCTTTCGGCGGCGGTGCGGGCCTGGACGGGACGTGCGTCTTCCACCTCCAACCGCGCCAGGTTGAGGTAGTAGATCCCTAGTTCTTCGGGCTCGCTGTAGTCGGGGAACAATTGAATGGCCTCACTCAAGTGGCGGCGGGCCAACTCCGTTTCGTCGGCGGCGGCCGCCACGAGGTAGAGTGTGTTGTAGCAGGAGGACTGGAGTCCGACGTCGCCTTCCGCCACCGCGTAATCCAGGGCCCGCCCCGTAAAGCGCCGGGCCTTTCCAAGGTCGCCCGACTGAGCGAAGTACAAGCCAAAATTGTAGTGCAGCAGGGCCGCTTCGTCGGTATAAACCGGACTGTCGGGGGCGTTGATCAACTCGTCGGCGCGCCGGGTGGCATCCGCAAGGAGCAAGTCATCCCGGCGGCGGGAGGCTATCCAGGCCAGATCGCCCAACGCCCGGACCCAGTTGATGGTATCCGGATGCGGCAAACCCGCGTAGGCCGCCGTGGCCCGGTACAGATGAGTAGCGGCACTATCCGGCTGGCCATTATTTACGAAGAGGGCGGCGAGATTAGCTTGGGATTTAGCGACGTCGTTGTGCAGTACCCCGAGTGCAGCTTGGCGAACAGCGATCGCTTCCCGGTAATGCCGCGCGGCGAGCTCGGGCCGGCCGGTGTACTGCGCGCAGACGCCCATCTTGTGGAGGGCGTACCCAGCCAAACTATCGGTTACGGAATTTCCGTCAGCATCAACCATCGCTCGCTCGTAAAGCAGGTAGGCCGCTGCCCGCTCCCGGAGGCGGTAAACGGAATCCGCCCGCTCCACGAGCAACGCGCGGTCGGGCACTTGCGCCATCGCGGGGACGGCACACAGCAGGAGGTAAAACAACAATTGAAAGCGAATAGGCACTCCCAAAAATAAACCGACCGGAGCGTAACGCCGGGCCACCTTTTCTCCATAGTTGTCATAACTACTACGCGTGGCCTATCTTTAGTTGCCACACTTTCAAACCAAACCTATGCCTCGCCTCACGCTCTTTTTCCAGCTGTTCCTTTGCTCCTGTACCCTCTTCGCTACGGTGAGCTGCGACGACCCAACGGCCGCCAACACCATGAAGTACAGCGAAGACGTCTGCAATACCGCCCCGGCTTTTGTGACCGAAATGCAATCCGAAAAGGGGCCGCAGGATATGGCGCCACCGGAAGAATCCTGCGCGCCGGAGAGTGCTTTTGGTCGGCAGTTCACCCTCGCCCCACCCCGCTCCGGCGAGTTGGTGCTCCACGTCGCCAGCGATTATACCGGGTACTATTTCCTGACGGTCTATGGGCGCCGGGGCGACGAAACCTTCCCCCTCAGCGAATGCCTGACGAGTAAGGCCATCCACGAAGTGCTCCACGTACCCACCGGCCGCGAGAAATTGGAAAGCCTGCTCATCGAGGTCCGCTACGAAACCGGTCGGATCCTGGAGGCCAACCCCAAAGATGCCTTCATCAGCCTCATGGCCTATGATGGTGCTCCGAAGGCATCCGAAGAAGCCGCCAAAAAGGGCTACCGCGATGACTGTGGCGATGGCGGCACAAACTGCTACGTCCTGAGCACCTGCGACCGCGGCATGAACCTCGAACAGTGGGCTCGGGAGCTCGGCCTCGTCGTCACCGATGCGGCCGGCGGCGAGCGGGGCGCTATAGTCAACGCCTGCGTGCCCGAGGGCTTCAGCCTCCAAACCACCACCCCGCCCCGGAACAGTGGCGGCAAGGTGAAGTCCATCGAACGCGATACGACCCAGGGCGAAATGGAGCGCAATTTCTTCATCGAAGTCGAGGAGATCACCCCCAACCCCGGCTTCGGCGAGTTATCGGATAAGCAGATCCTGGAAGCCTTCCCCTGCATGGAATACCAGCCGCGGAATGGTGACGGCGATGACGTCATCGTAACCATCATCGATTCTGGTGTGGACGCCTCCGACCTCAGTTTCCGGCCCTGGGATAAGTACGCCGCACGGCGCAGTTTCGGCCGCTACCTCCCCCGGGGTGGCTACGGTTACGACTTCGTCAACGACGACCCTAAGCCCGACGACGAACTGAACCACGGCACCTACGTAGGTGGCGCCCTCATCAACGATTACCGGGGCAAGGAGCGACTCACGGTCGTCCACCACAAGATCTTCGACGGGGCCGGCCGGGCCACCTACTTCGGCGCGATTGAAAGCATTTACGGGGCGATTGATCACAAGACCAACATCCTTTCCCTCTCCTGGGGCATCACCGATCCGAACGAGCCGGTGGCCCTCCGCTGCGCCATCGAGGAAGCGATGAAGAATGAAGTCATCGTCGTCACCAGCGCGGGCAACGCCGCCACCGACATCGACCGAACGCCCCAGTGGCCGGCGGCCTGGACGGGCCAGCGCAACTTCCCTACCCTCTTTTCCGTCGGTTCGTTCTGGCACCCCAACCTGTCCAAACGGGAAGTCTCCCGGGCGGATTATTCCAACTTCGGCGTCCAGCGCGTCAGCGTATACGGCTACCTCGCCATGTTGGTGCCGGAGTACCGCCGTAAGGCGACCACCATGGCTTTTGGCACCTCCATCTCCGTCCCGCTCGTCGTCTCCAATCTAGCGGAGCGTTACCGCCGGGGTAGTTCCCGCACGCGCCCGGAAGTCCTCAACGAGCGCGGCTCCGTCTTCTTCCCCAGCTGGCGGCGCGATGCGGCGGGCAACCCCATTCGGCCGCACGATGTGGAGTACGTGCCGGTGCGTTGTGCGGGTAAGGCACCCTAAGATCTTACGCATTTGGGCGCTGCCGCAGGTGCGATGGATGTTGGGACGTTAGAAGCTAGATTTTAGATCTTAGAGGGGAAGACCGGGCTGCTGACCTAGTTGGATTCTGGAGCGTTTTCACAAGATTTTGTCTGCAAAGGACCGGGCGCTCGGAGACCCTATGAGTTATCTACCACTAGGGTTTTGGAGCGGCCTTTGATCTTACGGAGCATCGCGAGTAAGATCAAAGGTTCTCCAAGCGCCCGGTTTTTGTCAAGCAGACTTAGAAATTTACAACTCCTGATTCCTTGGTTCAATGACTGCAGACTATAGGGTACAGACTACAGGCTAAAAACTCCAACCCCACGATCGATCAGCCCACTTCACCCGTTTGGACTACACAACGCCCACGATCATGGTCTCCGCCCGTATTGCCCATTACAAGTTCGAAGATGCCCGCGCCACCAACTGGTCAATCGTTGTGATACACGTGCTAATGGCGGCCCTTTTATTGGTCCCGGACGACGTCCAACTTGCCACTTTCGGGCGGGGCCACCTCTGTTTATTGATCGCGCTCATGTTCAGCGTCGCCCAGTACTATTACGACTGGCTGAACCAATCCATCAACTACGCAATAATTGGCTTTTACCTGGCCTTATTAGTCTTCGATTTCTTGACTTTTGGTGTACCAGATGTTCTACTCCCCATTAGCGGTACGGGTCCTCCCTCCAAAGGATTTATGCTCGTCATGGTGGTCTACGCGCTCCCAACCGTTTACGTAGGCTTGCGAGTAGTGGCCGTCGGCCAACTGATTTACCTGGTCATTACCAGAAGCAAATTGCGGTAAATTGAAGACCCGCATGCCCCGGGGAAAACGAAGAAATAAACAAGGTGGGCGGGTCGTGGTCCAATGACTACAGACTATAGACTCCAGACTATAAACTACAGACTACAAACTTTCGACTCCACCCCCACCTCATTCTCCCTCAACCACTCCCGGAACGCCTCCTCCCGGTCCGCATCGTACTGAGTAGTCTGGAAACGGACCGTACCGTGGCTAGCGTCCAAAATGCTGGTGATTCTTTCTTCCACGCTATCGTCTTCCTCGTTAGAGATTTCCAGTTCCAGGGCGCCCGCACGGAAGCGGCTATCGCTTAGGCTATTCAATCGGGAGAGCAATTCTTCCCGGTTCTCCGAGTTTGGCGTGTAGGTACGGACGATTTGGCTGCGGCCGGTATTTGAGTTGAGGTCCTCCGCTCCTTTAATCAACAGGGAACGATCCGCCAGTTCCAGGTCGATCTCCTTCGCCTGGTCCAATCGCAGGAAGTAGCCTGCAACAGCCATCGCTACTAATGTTCCGGCTGCGGCGTAGTGCCCCACGGGCAATCCGTACAGATCCGCCAGCCAGCCCCACAGCGCGGAACCAATGGCGAGGCATAAGGACACGGACATGATGTAATAGGCCATCCCCCGCGCGCCAAACCATCTTGGGAGGGAGTACTGGGTACTCGTCATCAAGGAGGTATACGCCGCTTGCCAGGAGGCCCCGCAGAGGGCCGCAAACCCTAAGCTGAGTGGCACGGAGGTAGACCAACCCAGTAGGCATAATCCCAGGGCCATCGTCATACTAGTACCCAGCATAACCCCATTGGCGCCGAACCGCTTGGTAAGCCAACCCATGGCAAAGCTAGAGATCACCGCCCCGCCGCCCGCAGCACCTACCAGGTAGCCATAAAGATCAGCTTGCCCCGCCAGTTGGTCCTTGGCTACGAGGGGTAATAAGGCCCAGAGCGCACCCGCCGCGAAAAAGAAGGTCGCCGCCTTCACGATACTGTGGTTCAGCGCCGGCGTATGCCGGAAGAAGCGCCACGAATCGCCGATCGCCAGGCTAAGCGGCGGATGCTTCTTTTCCTGAACGGCCTTCCGGTCGTCCCGCCAGAAGAAGATGTAGACGAGCACCGCCAGGAAAGTGGCCGCATCCACCCAGTAGGGCAGAGCAATGTTGAAGCGGGTAATGAGGTGGCCGCCTAAGGCCGGGCCCACCGACCGGCTCAGGTTGAAGGACATACCCCCCAGATTCACGGCCAGCCGCAACTGCGCCTTCTCCACCAGCTGGGGAATAATGGCTGACATGATCGGCCGCGCAAAGGCCGCCCCCACCCCATTGAAGAAAGTGAAGACCAGCAACCAGGTGACCGTCGCCAGATCCAGGTACACGATCGTCGCAAAGGCCGCCGTGGAGATCGTCAGAAATACCTGCGCGATCAGCAGGCTTTTCCTCCGGTCGTATAAATCACCCAGGGCACCTGCCGGCAAAGCAAAAATGAAGAGTGGGATCGTGGTGGCGGACTGCACCAGTGAAACCATCAACGCCGACCCATCCAGTTCCGTCATCAACCAACTCGAGGCAATGGCGAATAGCCAGGTGCCTACGTTGGAGACGAAGGTGGCCGTGATGAAGAGGATCACTGGCCAGCCGAGCTTTTGTTTGGGGGCTTTACTCACGACTATTACTTTACCTCCACCTTAGAAGAAACGTTGACCAGGGCACTTCCTTCTTCCCAGGCATCCGCTAGATCGGTCTGTAACCATTCGGGGCTGAGGTGAATGTCCAGTGAATCCAATTTACCCGGCCCCAGGTTCTGGTAGCCGTGCGGTACGTTGGCCGGGCCGTAGATGATATCCCCCGCTTCGGCGTCGATGATTTGGTCACCCACCGTGAAACGGGCGCGGCCTTCCTGAATGGTAAAGATCTCGTCGTAGGGGTGCACGTGCAGCGTCGGCCCCTCCCCCACTACGTCGGTGACGTACCGGATCAGCGTGATTTGGGTACCGACATCCTGTCCCTGAAAGAGACCACGGAGTTTTTCGTTCGGGTGCTGCCACTCGGAGGCATTCACTTTGGTTGGTTTGTTTAGAGATGCGCGGGGCATGGTTATGCTTTTAATCCTCCACTCCGTGGAAGGTGGTGATGGTACCGCCCGGGCCACGCCGTAGTTCGTTTATCATTACATGTATCAACATATGTAAACGGCGCTGCGTCCGCTCAACCATCCAAATCAGGGGAATGTATTAGGCCTATGTCCGACGATCCCGAAGCCCTTTTTCTCGCTTTCCGCCAGCGTCTCTCCCGGTACGGATCTTTGACGGATACCACCTTCGCGGCCCTGCGCAATATCAGTACGGTCCGCCACTACCCCGCAGGCGCGTCGCTTCTAGAGTTAGGCGAAATAGCCCACGAGCGATTCTACGTTTATTCCGGGCTCGTAGTTTCCCTCTACGCCAGCCGCAACGGGAACCCTCACCTGAAGAACTTCTTCGTGGCCGATGAGCTGGCCGGTTCCGTTGCGTCTTTACTGGGAAGCACGCCATCCGCTTTTGCGCTGGTGGCCCGGGAGGATACCACCGTCGTTGCCTGGCAGGAAGCCCCTTACCAACAACTGGTAACGCGCTGCCCAGACCTCAACCAGCAGTACCGCCGCCACATCGAAGCAAGCTGGATCATCCGCAACGAGCAACGCCAACTCGCCTTCGCTACCCTGACGGCCGCCGAGCGCTACGTAGATTTCCTGAGCGAATACCCCGATCTGGAACAACGCGTCAGTCAACGCGACGTGGCGGCCTACCTCGGCATCACCCCCACCCAACTGAGCCGCATCCGGCGTAAAGTGTACCAGCAGCAATGACACCCTTCGAACGGCAAAACCTCGACAACCTCCGTGATCTCTGGGCCCAAGCCGGTGCGGCAATCGGCCGAGTGATTAAACACGATAATTTCTCCATTGCCGTGGGCGGCGAACCGAACGGTTGGCCCAATCGGGTCTGGCTCCACGAACCACTCACGCCGGAAGTGCTGGCACAGGCACGATCCACCGTCGACGGCGCTACCAAACTGAAACTCTTCCTACCCCGCGCTACCGACCGCGCCACCTACGCAGCCTTGCATCCGCACAAAGGAGCGTACCTGACCGGGATGCACCTGTCACTTTCGGACCAACCCTTCGCGCCATCCAACATCATCCTGAAACGCGTCACCACCGAAGCAGACGCCCGCGGCTGGGCCACCGATTTCGAGGCGGCGTTCAACTACCACATCCCACCGTCGCTACTCCTTAAAATGGAGGCCAACACCCAGTACTTCCGCGCCGAAGTTAGCGGCGACTACGTCGGCACGGCATGCCTCCACTACACCGAAAACGGGCGGGTAGCGGGCATCCATTCCATCGGTACCCTGCCCGAGTTCCGGCGGAAAGGTTACGCCCGCCAAATCATGCAGTCGCTGCTTACTACCACTCAGCAAAAAGGCGCGGAGCTGGCCGTCCTTCAAGCCTCCGCAAAGGGCCTAGGCCTCTACCAGCAACTAGGCTTCATCGGCGAGTTCGATACGGCGACCTACGATTTGACCTAAAGCATTTAAGCGGGCGCTGCCGAAGGGACGTTAGAAGCTAGATTTTCGATCTTAGAGTGGGGCACAGGCTTAAATCCCAGCTGGATTCTGTGGTCCGAAGACTACAGACTATAGACTACAGACTGCAGACTACAGACTCCAAACTTTAACCACAGACCAAAATTCCCCTACCTTGTTTTCATGACCACCGACCCCAAAATCCTCCCAATCACCGCCCTAACCGGTCCGCTAAGATTCGACCCCGAAGCCCTGTTGAGCCACTTCAAACGCAAGGAACTGAACCGCGGCGAACACTGGCTGGAAGCCGGGAAGACCTGCCGCCATCTGGCCTTCCTGGAGTCCGGCCTCCTGCGCCATACCCAACAGCGGGACGGAGAACTCATCACCCGTTGGGCAACCCTGGCCGGACAGTATACCGTTGGCTTTCCGAGCTTCATCAAACAGCAGCCCTCGGACCAGAATATCACCGCTGCTCAGGATTGCGTCCTGCACGAACTCAGCTGGGAAACCTGGAAGGAACTCCGGAGGGAACACGCCCAACTCCAGGAATACTGGGTCGCCATCCTGGAGTACAATGCCTGCTGTTATGAGGACCGGGTCTGGAGCCTCATCTCCGGAAAGGGAGAAGCCCGGTACCGGTACATGATCGAGCGTTACCCAGAGTTCTTGTTGCACCTACCCCAGCACTACGTCGCCGAAATGCTCGGCGTTGCCCCCCGCCACCTATCGCGGATCCGGAATAAAATGAGTGAAGGATAGCTTTTTTGGACAAATGTCCTGAATGGCCGGGCTTACCCACCGCCACCTT carries:
- a CDS encoding CHAT domain-containing tetratricopeptide repeat protein — its product is MPIRFQLLFYLLLCAVPAMAQVPDRALLVERADSVYRLRERAAAYLLYERAMVDADGNSVTDSLAGYALHKMGVCAQYTGRPELAARHYREAIAVRQAALGVLHNDVAKSQANLAALFVNNGQPDSAATHLYRATAAYAGLPHPDTINWVRALGDLAWIASRRRDDLLLADATRRADELINAPDSPVYTDEAALLHYNFGLYFAQSGDLGKARRFTGRALDYAVAEGDVGLQSSCYNTLYLVAAAADETELARRHLSEAIQLFPDYSEPEELGIYYLNLARLEVEDARPVQARTAAERALGFFPSGYLEVPPTHLVLARIAILEQDPTTALEALNTSIATLNDSLAYVEDGYTRQHFTNLSDERLGMMASLLESRADFLKNEGTPAAARTDYLSAIAANDQLRRRVTSDASRRFLSADIRPLYDSALTVTLDLYRTSNDDQLLWDALLLSDAARAYTLSAHLGGRGQNVSKRESALNRLIGRLEATAGADKQRTSELIAARLERDRIRRLNESPMVRDTAQLSRKEIVAYLQKRETRLVQFHVMEGRSVLFHVDQSGNIAYGEWPGAAALSETTQRFRAVIRASAYRQKSLKSPKEQRKLEEEFLAIGADFSVLLSLPGRTSWAPPQVPSYGVGEPGGGGRLLLIPDGALSYFPFAAVPIGKTVAPPIDYQEIKYLGTHCTLQHAYSLSTLLGGEEDVQSSGGMLGLAPTFAGALEPLGENEREVSSITDLLGGKALLGPEASRTNFLSSLSEAGILHLSTHGYSDAADPNRSWIAFSQSGNELDPEELLYYPEIATLPIRAELVALSACETNLGKYVPGETSLSLASAFTAAGARSTLNTAWRVDDRATADLMVSFYEHLEAGKDRTEALRLAQLGLIGEGAFAHPYYWAGVTLTGLGCFWDWGFGGSIMAWVLGVFW
- a CDS encoding S8 family serine peptidase; the protein is MPRLTLFFQLFLCSCTLFATVSCDDPTAANTMKYSEDVCNTAPAFVTEMQSEKGPQDMAPPEESCAPESAFGRQFTLAPPRSGELVLHVASDYTGYYFLTVYGRRGDETFPLSECLTSKAIHEVLHVPTGREKLESLLIEVRYETGRILEANPKDAFISLMAYDGAPKASEEAAKKGYRDDCGDGGTNCYVLSTCDRGMNLEQWARELGLVVTDAAGGERGAIVNACVPEGFSLQTTTPPRNSGGKVKSIERDTTQGEMERNFFIEVEEITPNPGFGELSDKQILEAFPCMEYQPRNGDGDDVIVTIIDSGVDASDLSFRPWDKYAARRSFGRYLPRGGYGYDFVNDDPKPDDELNHGTYVGGALINDYRGKERLTVVHHKIFDGAGRATYFGAIESIYGAIDHKTNILSLSWGITDPNEPVALRCAIEEAMKNEVIVVTSAGNAATDIDRTPQWPAAWTGQRNFPTLFSVGSFWHPNLSKREVSRADYSNFGVQRVSVYGYLAMLVPEYRRKATTMAFGTSISVPLVVSNLAERYRRGSSRTRPEVLNERGSVFFPSWRRDAAGNPIRPHDVEYVPVRCAGKAP
- a CDS encoding MFS transporter — translated: MSKAPKQKLGWPVILFITATFVSNVGTWLFAIASSWLMTELDGSALMVSLVQSATTIPLFIFALPAGALGDLYDRRKSLLIAQVFLTISTAAFATIVYLDLATVTWLLVFTFFNGVGAAFARPIMSAIIPQLVEKAQLRLAVNLGGMSFNLSRSVGPALGGHLITRFNIALPYWVDAATFLAVLVYIFFWRDDRKAVQEKKHPPLSLAIGDSWRFFRHTPALNHSIVKAATFFFAAGALWALLPLVAKDQLAGQADLYGYLVGAAGGGAVISSFAMGWLTKRFGANGVMLGTSMTMALGLCLLGWSTSVPLSLGFAALCGASWQAAYTSLMTSTQYSLPRWFGARGMAYYIMSVSLCLAIGSALWGWLADLYGLPVGHYAAAGTLVAMAVAGYFLRLDQAKEIDLELADRSLLIKGAEDLNSNTGRSQIVRTYTPNSENREELLSRLNSLSDSRFRAGALELEISNEEDDSVEERITSILDASHGTVRFQTTQYDADREEAFREWLRENEVGVESKVCSL
- a CDS encoding cupin domain-containing protein; its protein translation is MPRASLNKPTKVNASEWQHPNEKLRGLFQGQDVGTQITLIRYVTDVVGEGPTLHVHPYDEIFTIQEGRARFTVGDQIIDAEAGDIIYGPANVPHGYQNLGPGKLDSLDIHLSPEWLQTDLADAWEEGSALVNVSSKVEVK
- a CDS encoding Crp/Fnr family transcriptional regulator; the protein is MSDDPEALFLAFRQRLSRYGSLTDTTFAALRNISTVRHYPAGASLLELGEIAHERFYVYSGLVVSLYASRNGNPHLKNFFVADELAGSVASLLGSTPSAFALVAREDTTVVAWQEAPYQQLVTRCPDLNQQYRRHIEASWIIRNEQRQLAFATLTAAERYVDFLSEYPDLEQRVSQRDVAAYLGITPTQLSRIRRKVYQQQ
- a CDS encoding GNAT family N-acetyltransferase → MTPFERQNLDNLRDLWAQAGAAIGRVIKHDNFSIAVGGEPNGWPNRVWLHEPLTPEVLAQARSTVDGATKLKLFLPRATDRATYAALHPHKGAYLTGMHLSLSDQPFAPSNIILKRVTTEADARGWATDFEAAFNYHIPPSLLLKMEANTQYFRAEVSGDYVGTACLHYTENGRVAGIHSIGTLPEFRRKGYARQIMQSLLTTTQQKGAELAVLQASAKGLGLYQQLGFIGEFDTATYDLT
- a CDS encoding Crp/Fnr family transcriptional regulator, producing MTTDPKILPITALTGPLRFDPEALLSHFKRKELNRGEHWLEAGKTCRHLAFLESGLLRHTQQRDGELITRWATLAGQYTVGFPSFIKQQPSDQNITAAQDCVLHELSWETWKELRREHAQLQEYWVAILEYNACCYEDRVWSLISGKGEARYRYMIERYPEFLLHLPQHYVAEMLGVAPRHLSRIRNKMSEG